The proteins below are encoded in one region of Spirochaetota bacterium:
- a CDS encoding PG0541 family transporter-associated protein, with translation MVLLFIVYNNAVDDEVVEIAKQYATGYTKFVGVQGEGNKEPQLGTHVWPGLNNCMMIAIEDNKVKDKIADELNKIKIKFKGVGISMFVLQLKEML, from the coding sequence ATGGTACTGCTATTTATAGTATACAACAATGCGGTAGATGATGAGGTGGTTGAAATTGCAAAACAATATGCTACTGGCTATACCAAATTTGTGGGTGTGCAGGGTGAGGGGAACAAAGAGCCACAGCTTGGAACACATGTATGGCCGGGGTTAAACAACTGCATGATGATTGCTATTGAGGACAATAAGGTAAAAGATAAGATTGCAGATGAACTCAATAAAATAAAGATAAAATTTAAAGGTGTTGGTATAAGCATGTTTGTGCTGCAGTTAAAAGAGATGCTTTAG
- a CDS encoding metallophosphoesterase, whose amino-acid sequence MKQRFKVENVFVKFIILCAYNFLVLTICVIFIGCYLGLEYSPYSTDVDYENLNKKNIDRIKVIESQSDNYRIALIGDTHRFYTETEKVVNILNSRNDLDFVFILGDITDVGLLKEYNLSYDIFSKLHYPFIVVIGNHEFLGYGENIYKKMFGPLNFNFTFRGTEFICFNDNNWESGEPDWGWLEQAALSSNEMHRILLAHIDCSVVSERFNQEQVNLFNNIVKSYFTLAFHAHDHVISMKLIEGILRYHVGSPQNNNYVILEYDANADNFNVELCTF is encoded by the coding sequence GTGAAACAAAGATTTAAAGTTGAAAATGTTTTTGTGAAATTTATTATACTGTGTGCGTATAATTTTCTGGTGTTAACTATATGTGTCATATTTATTGGATGTTATCTTGGGCTGGAATATTCCCCATATTCAACAGATGTAGATTATGAAAATCTAAATAAGAAGAATATTGACCGTATTAAAGTTATTGAATCACAATCCGATAACTACAGAATTGCACTTATAGGTGATACTCATCGTTTCTATACTGAAACTGAAAAGGTTGTTAATATTTTAAACAGTCGTAATGATTTGGATTTTGTATTTATTTTAGGTGATATTACAGATGTTGGTTTACTGAAAGAATATAATTTATCCTATGATATATTTTCAAAATTACATTACCCTTTTATTGTTGTTATTGGCAACCATGAATTTCTTGGGTATGGTGAAAATATATATAAAAAAATGTTTGGACCATTGAATTTCAATTTCACTTTTCGTGGAACTGAATTTATCTGTTTTAATGATAATAATTGGGAAAGTGGTGAACCCGACTGGGGATGGTTGGAGCAGGCAGCTCTTTCCAGTAATGAAATGCATCGTATATTGTTAGCACATATTGACTGTTCTGTTGTATCTGAAAGATTTAACCAGGAGCAGGTAAATCTTTTCAATAATATTGTAAAAAGTTATTTTACACTTGCATTTCATGCTCATGATCATGTGATTAGTATGAAGTTAATTGAAGGTATACTGCGTTATCATGTTGGTAGCCCACAAAATAATAATTATGTCATATTAGAATATGATGCTAATGCTGATAATTTTAATGTTGAGCTATGTACATTTTAA
- a CDS encoding B12-binding domain-containing radical SAM protein, giving the protein MNIVFVQLPLLDHGYNYIAGNIPTAPATLQAFCLSNYRPNIKAIQLPQTIQNFGSDPLIVDTILHHNPTHVAFTCYLWNVERSCAIAQKIKALTPQVIILFGGPEIQLQSYILKQHHPEVDMFIIGEGEFFFDHYVHNTHTHYLHTINGNAVFIQPANCFVPLKKMVEPYTLGYLQPMYDGSLSVEVIRGCPFTCNYCLYSKNTSRVRAFPADTLQAIIRKAKKDTIQEIYLLAPTFNQSNHFVSYCNTLIESHNTIPLHTEIRADRITKETIALLQKAGFHSLEVGLQTMNQACLNHIGRKTNAQKELEGIVRLKDAGFKLQVGIIPGLPTDTPESFMNTIDKLLDYGLGNEIELYPLMVLPGTALYDEALQQGATFMQHPPYYFIEGFNFSQTDLYAITQYFEDVTGFVFNPPFIPSFVMNKNGNLTNSVLINCKKHKTLPGHIYNAIQTNHFIFYLLCDSSSQIDLALQSILSHCQYHTMLYSVVCIYNDILDDSAIARTLLAATKDSFYYHMMHFQDTYDRLPIRIFQLFETLETFLQAQEHYECINPILLVTPQNYTSISHTEFAYPFPIAIQKGFARHCIDWLKQQYSESIELVSFQDEADQKYVYKKLGIDYAKIIFKTYYY; this is encoded by the coding sequence ATGAACATCGTATTTGTACAACTTCCGCTGCTCGATCACGGCTATAACTACATTGCTGGCAATATCCCCACTGCACCTGCTACATTGCAGGCATTTTGTCTCAGTAACTATCGCCCAAACATTAAGGCCATACAATTGCCGCAAACAATACAAAACTTTGGCTCTGACCCCCTGATTGTTGATACCATACTGCACCATAATCCAACCCATGTAGCTTTTACCTGCTATCTGTGGAATGTAGAACGCTCTTGTGCCATAGCGCAAAAAATAAAGGCTCTGACCCCACAGGTTATCATACTGTTTGGCGGTCCTGAAATACAGCTGCAATCCTATATCCTCAAGCAGCATCACCCTGAAGTAGATATGTTCATCATTGGCGAAGGGGAGTTTTTCTTTGACCACTATGTGCACAACACCCACACCCACTATCTTCATACCATCAATGGCAATGCTGTATTTATTCAGCCTGCTAACTGTTTTGTGCCTTTAAAAAAGATGGTTGAACCGTATACACTGGGATACCTGCAACCTATGTATGATGGAAGCCTCAGCGTGGAAGTAATTCGCGGGTGCCCGTTTACCTGCAATTACTGCCTGTATTCAAAAAATACAAGCAGGGTTAGAGCATTCCCTGCCGATACCTTGCAAGCTATTATCCGCAAGGCAAAAAAAGACACCATCCAGGAAATATACCTGCTTGCACCAACGTTTAATCAATCAAACCATTTTGTAAGTTACTGTAACACCCTCATAGAGTCACATAACACAATACCACTCCATACTGAAATCAGAGCCGACCGCATCACAAAAGAAACAATAGCACTGTTACAAAAGGCAGGTTTTCATAGCTTAGAGGTTGGCCTGCAAACAATGAATCAGGCCTGCCTCAATCATATTGGCCGAAAAACCAATGCACAAAAGGAGCTTGAAGGCATTGTGCGTCTTAAAGACGCTGGATTTAAGCTTCAGGTTGGTATTATACCCGGCCTTCCCACCGACACCCCTGAATCATTTATGAACACTATTGACAAACTTTTAGATTATGGGCTTGGCAACGAAATTGAACTGTACCCACTTATGGTTTTACCAGGAACAGCCCTGTATGATGAAGCACTGCAACAAGGTGCCACCTTTATGCAGCATCCACCGTACTACTTTATTGAAGGATTCAATTTTTCACAAACTGATCTCTATGCAATAACACAGTATTTTGAAGATGTAACGGGATTTGTATTCAATCCGCCATTCATACCTTCATTTGTTATGAATAAAAACGGTAATCTTACCAACAGTGTGCTCATCAATTGTAAAAAACACAAAACCTTGCCAGGCCATATTTACAATGCCATACAAACAAATCATTTCATTTTTTATTTATTGTGCGATAGTTCATCGCAAATAGACCTTGCCTTGCAATCCATCCTTTCCCATTGTCAATACCATACCATGCTGTATTCCGTTGTTTGTATATACAACGATATACTGGATGACAGCGCTATTGCCCGTACCCTTTTAGCAGCCACAAAAGACTCATTTTATTACCACATGATGCACTTCCAGGATACATACGACAGATTACCCATACGCATATTTCAGCTATTTGAAACGCTGGAAACATTTTTACAAGCACAGGAGCACTATGAGTGCATTAATCCTATACTGCTTGTAACACCCCAAAATTATACTTCTATTTCACATACTGAATTTGCTTATCCCTTCCCTATCGCAATACAGAAGGGATTTGCACGGCACTGCATTGATTGGCTCAAACAACAGTACAGTGAAAGTATAGAACTGGTCAGCTTCCAGGATGAAGCCGACCAGAAATATGTATATAAAAAATTGGGGATAGATTATGCAAAAATTATTTTTAAAACATACTATTATTAA
- a CDS encoding acetyl-CoA hydrolase/transferase C-terminal domain-containing protein — MYTVTGNVVQKLRSKKHYANWQEEYEDKLCSAEQAAALIKSGDRIAMSGGTSIPYEFSRALSKRAGQIKNVGISMGYAMALFDYMKPENHESFYLETVFVGPMERICMDWGVCQYVPIHLGETANYCRASRLNIAVARVTPPDEDGFMCRSNFASFLDLDTIREADYVIVEVNKYMPRLVAPEFKIHVSEVDYIIEHHEPIFEIPNIEITDAEQKMADYISEMIPDGATVQLGFGGLPNAIGYNLRNKKNLSIYSEVATPAMKELIECGAVDGSRRTFMQGRKVVAGFCVGTRDFYDYVENNQDFEFKLIGFINNPLNIAKNDNIVAINNALMLDLTGQVASESIGAKQYSGTGGQVQFILGAKFAKNGKNILAINSTFTDKDGKLKSKIMPSFPENTVVTTSRNDVEYVVTEYGVAYLKYKSIYERAKALISIAHPDFRDELKFEAKKRKWL; from the coding sequence ATGTATACAGTAACAGGAAATGTGGTACAGAAATTACGATCCAAAAAGCATTATGCAAACTGGCAAGAAGAATATGAAGACAAACTCTGCTCAGCAGAACAGGCAGCGGCGTTAATTAAATCAGGCGACCGGATAGCCATGAGTGGTGGTACAAGTATTCCGTATGAGTTTTCCCGTGCCTTAAGCAAACGAGCAGGTCAGATAAAAAATGTTGGTATCAGCATGGGCTATGCTATGGCGCTATTTGATTACATGAAACCGGAAAATCATGAAAGTTTTTACCTTGAAACAGTTTTCGTTGGTCCCATGGAGCGTATATGTATGGACTGGGGAGTATGTCAGTATGTACCAATCCACCTGGGAGAAACAGCTAACTACTGCAGAGCTTCTCGGTTAAACATTGCTGTTGCACGGGTAACACCTCCCGATGAAGACGGTTTTATGTGCAGGTCAAACTTTGCATCATTTCTTGATTTAGATACTATACGGGAAGCTGATTATGTTATCGTTGAAGTCAATAAATATATGCCACGGCTCGTAGCTCCTGAATTTAAAATCCATGTTTCGGAAGTTGATTATATCATTGAACACCACGAACCAATCTTTGAAATACCAAATATTGAAATAACTGATGCTGAACAAAAAATGGCTGATTATATTTCTGAAATGATCCCTGATGGTGCAACAGTTCAATTGGGTTTTGGTGGGCTTCCAAATGCTATAGGCTATAATCTTAGGAATAAAAAGAATCTTTCCATATATTCAGAAGTTGCAACTCCAGCAATGAAAGAACTTATAGAATGTGGAGCTGTTGATGGTTCCAGGCGTACGTTTATGCAGGGTAGAAAGGTTGTTGCCGGATTTTGCGTTGGAACAAGAGATTTCTATGATTACGTAGAAAACAATCAGGATTTTGAATTTAAACTTATTGGGTTTATCAACAATCCGCTCAATATTGCAAAAAATGATAATATTGTAGCAATTAACAACGCGCTGATGCTTGACCTAACCGGGCAGGTAGCCTCTGAATCCATTGGTGCAAAGCAATACAGTGGTACTGGAGGTCAGGTACAGTTTATATTGGGAGCAAAATTTGCCAAAAACGGAAAAAATATTCTGGCAATAAACTCAACATTCACTGATAAGGATGGTAAACTAAAAAGCAAAATTATGCCTAGTTTTCCTGAAAATACAGTAGTCACCACCTCACGTAATGACGTGGAATACGTTGTTACCGAATATGGTGTTGCCTATTTGAAGTACAAAAGTATTTACGAAAGGGCAAAAGCACTGATATCTATCGCCCATCCTGATTTCAGGGATGAATTAAAATTTGAAGCCAAAAAACGCAAATGGTTGTAA
- a CDS encoding response regulator transcription factor, whose translation MKGPMQSNKRYKIFIVEDHPIFRDGITQLINKEDDMFVVGGCENAEDCLKYLKNNQPDCIIVDITLKDSCGIELTKEIKKSYPSIPVLILSMHEELIFAERVFKAGARGYITKREATSKVIDAIRRVLQGKIYICDTMIDYFLERSVAGGQNIGSSPIEKLSEREFEVFNLIAKGMTNKNIARVLSVSTNTISTYRERIKEKLNLQNNAELNRYAMQWMQK comes from the coding sequence ATGAAGGGACCAATGCAAAGCAATAAGCGGTATAAAATATTCATAGTTGAAGACCATCCAATTTTTCGTGATGGGATTACTCAGCTTATAAACAAGGAAGACGATATGTTTGTTGTGGGCGGATGTGAAAATGCTGAAGATTGCCTGAAATATTTAAAAAACAATCAACCTGATTGTATAATTGTTGATATAACACTCAAAGACAGTTGTGGTATTGAGCTTACCAAGGAAATAAAAAAATCCTATCCATCAATTCCAGTGCTTATCCTTTCCATGCATGAGGAACTTATCTTTGCTGAACGTGTCTTTAAAGCTGGAGCACGCGGGTATATCACCAAACGCGAAGCCACCAGCAAGGTAATTGATGCAATCCGAAGGGTGTTACAGGGTAAAATCTATATATGCGATACCATGATTGATTACTTTCTAGAGCGTTCTGTAGCAGGAGGTCAAAATATTGGTTCTTCACCTATTGAAAAATTAAGTGAAAGGGAATTTGAAGTATTTAACCTCATAGCAAAGGGGATGACAAACAAAAATATTGCCAGGGTTTTGTCAGTAAGCACCAATACTATTTCTACCTATCGTGAACGGATTAAGGAAAAGCTGAATCTGCAGAACAATGCCGAACTCAATAGGTATGCCATGCAATGGATGCAGAAATAA
- a CDS encoding PAS domain S-box protein gives MNTDCLKQPIAHNSFKDIVNLFPEAIFVYVDETIVFANTTALSLLKATKPDDVIGRSVYSFLQPQSHNELRKVISLVLKNPKSYISSEDKIIACDGESIDIEISSTYLNFEGRDGVIFFFKDIKNRKKAEESLKKTELQYKTIFESTGTAMLFIEEDKTISLVNGECEKISGYTRNEIEGKIKWPHFVAPEDRWILEKNHELRRTGDLLPNNYEFRLIDKTGRYHNVFMTITMIPGTKKSVASIIDLTELQEAEEILMATQHNYRLLVENSKEAIAIIQDELVRYVNPKLCEITGYTEEQLLNKKFYKLVHPDFKEIVRNEYKYRIEGKEKYTLFPIKIIDTHSMERWFHVNSVLTMWCQKPAVLLFFNDITQIKNAQDALMASEERYRLVAENARDIIIIYDESGFIHYMNESGHQTFGIERGDLNARKININDLLHRTSETRPPWQAIEEAIKNNTSFKNRVEVFNSQGELIQLESISSPIKLNGDSPGMLVVARNITERKKLEKEIIAISERIRQQVSRDLHDDLNPHLIGIEALTKVLSMRLKSLQLPEAEQADKIATLIHKAITKTHRLAKGLCPIDLESTGIQSPIINLLKLIKNLYGIEGKFYFDKSVVMQDPNVASNLYYIAQEASFNAAKYSEGSLIIIKLHKQENYLVLSIEDNGKGIKKQRISEDDNTGGMGLKIMKYRAEIIDGTIQIQNNKPSGTIITVKIPLERITNDGRILYEGTNAKQ, from the coding sequence ATGAATACTGACTGTTTAAAACAACCTATAGCACATAATAGCTTTAAAGATATCGTTAATCTGTTCCCTGAAGCAATCTTTGTGTATGTTGATGAAACCATAGTATTTGCCAACACTACTGCACTTTCTCTGTTAAAAGCCACTAAGCCTGATGATGTCATAGGCAGAAGTGTATACAGCTTTTTGCAACCACAAAGCCACAACGAATTGCGAAAAGTAATATCACTTGTTCTTAAAAACCCCAAAAGCTACATCTCAAGTGAAGATAAAATTATAGCCTGTGACGGGGAAAGCATCGACATTGAAATATCCTCAACGTACCTTAACTTTGAAGGCAGAGATGGTGTTATTTTCTTCTTCAAGGATATTAAAAACCGAAAAAAAGCTGAAGAAAGCCTGAAAAAAACCGAGTTGCAGTATAAAACAATCTTTGAATCAACTGGCACGGCAATGCTCTTCATAGAAGAAGATAAAACAATATCACTGGTTAATGGTGAATGCGAAAAGATATCAGGATATACCCGTAATGAGATAGAAGGCAAAATAAAATGGCCACATTTTGTAGCGCCTGAAGACCGCTGGATTTTAGAAAAAAATCACGAATTGCGCCGCACTGGCGACTTACTCCCCAATAATTATGAGTTCAGGCTTATTGATAAAACTGGCAGGTATCACAATGTTTTTATGACAATCACCATGATACCGGGAACAAAGAAAAGCGTAGCTTCCATCATTGACCTGACTGAACTGCAGGAAGCTGAAGAAATACTGATGGCTACTCAGCATAACTATCGCCTCCTTGTTGAAAACAGCAAGGAAGCAATTGCCATTATACAGGATGAGCTTGTACGCTATGTTAACCCCAAATTATGTGAAATAACAGGGTATACCGAGGAGCAGCTTTTAAATAAAAAATTCTATAAACTTGTTCATCCAGATTTTAAAGAAATCGTCCGCAATGAATATAAATACAGAATTGAAGGAAAAGAAAAATATACACTTTTCCCTATTAAAATTATTGATACTCACAGCATGGAGCGCTGGTTTCATGTAAATTCGGTGCTTACCATGTGGTGCCAAAAACCTGCAGTACTTCTTTTCTTCAATGATATAACCCAGATAAAAAATGCCCAGGATGCTCTCATGGCAAGCGAAGAACGCTATCGCCTTGTAGCTGAAAATGCCAGAGATATTATCATTATCTATGACGAAAGTGGCTTTATCCATTATATGAATGAATCAGGGCATCAAACATTTGGCATTGAAAGGGGTGATTTAAATGCAAGAAAAATTAATATTAACGACCTGCTTCACCGCACAAGCGAAACCCGCCCTCCATGGCAGGCAATAGAAGAAGCAATAAAAAATAATACAAGCTTTAAAAACCGTGTTGAAGTTTTCAATAGCCAGGGTGAGCTGATTCAGCTTGAATCCATATCAAGTCCCATAAAACTTAATGGCGATAGTCCTGGAATGCTTGTTGTTGCACGGAACATTACTGAACGCAAAAAATTAGAAAAAGAGATTATTGCCATTTCAGAAAGGATCAGGCAGCAGGTAAGCAGGGATCTGCACGATGACCTTAACCCGCACCTCATTGGTATAGAAGCCTTAACCAAGGTACTTTCCATGCGTCTTAAAAGCCTACAGCTTCCTGAAGCAGAGCAAGCTGATAAAATTGCCACACTCATACATAAAGCTATTACCAAGACACACCGGCTTGCCAAAGGGTTATGCCCTATTGACTTAGAATCAACAGGTATACAATCCCCTATCATAAATCTGCTTAAACTAATTAAAAACCTGTATGGAATAGAAGGAAAATTTTATTTTGATAAGTCGGTTGTTATGCAGGACCCCAATGTTGCTTCAAATCTTTACTACATTGCACAGGAAGCAAGCTTTAATGCAGCAAAATATTCTGAAGGTAGCTTAATCATCATAAAGTTACATAAACAGGAAAATTACCTTGTGCTCTCCATTGAAGACAATGGAAAAGGAATAAAAAAGCAAAGGATATCTGAGGATGATAACACAGGAGGAATGGGCCTTAAAATCATGAAATATCGTGCTGAAATAATTGATGGTACAATTCAGATTCAGAATAATAAGCCTTCAGGAACTATCATCACTGTAAAAATCCCTCTGGAAAGAATAACTAATGATGGGAGGATTTTATATGAAGGGACCAATGCAAAGCAATAA
- a CDS encoding type II toxin-antitoxin system VapC family toxin: MEVKVCIDTNIYAYMCRGNAEIIELLETANEIIMPVVVIGELFAWFYQGRRYKQNIALLNSFLGKTGVTVVSIDKDIAERYGAIVKDLKNNGTPIPTNDIWIAATAMQTGSKLFTKDEHFKLVPGILLV, from the coding sequence ATGGAAGTGAAAGTGTGTATTGATACGAACATTTATGCATATATGTGTAGGGGTAATGCAGAAATAATAGAATTATTGGAAACAGCTAATGAAATAATTATGCCTGTAGTAGTAATAGGTGAATTGTTTGCATGGTTTTATCAGGGGAGAAGATATAAACAAAATATTGCTTTGCTAAATTCGTTTCTTGGAAAAACAGGGGTTACGGTTGTATCTATTGATAAAGATATTGCAGAACGTTATGGTGCAATAGTAAAAGATTTGAAAAACAATGGTACTCCAATACCAACTAATGACATTTGGATAGCAGCAACCGCTATGCAGACAGGATCAAAGCTTTTTACAAAAGATGAACATTTTAAACTGGTTCCAGGTATTTTGTTGGTGTAA